In Leptolyngbya sp. SIO1E4, one DNA window encodes the following:
- the yqeK gene encoding bis(5'-nucleosyl)-tetraphosphatase (symmetrical) YqeK, which produces MPNSLRQNVLQWLSKQVPENRLQHILRVEAMAVRLAQHHDLSVELAQQAGLMHDLAKCFPPQQLLSVAQAEGWSLDPAEIDFPHLLHAPVGAVVARDMFGIQNRPILAAIANHTLGSPDMDEISGVVYLADKLEPGRGDTPQLNQLRKLSEDNLWTAVYETCVFSLKHLLESRRPVHPRTILTHNRFLPARLRRETVSPAA; this is translated from the coding sequence ATGCCCAATTCTCTACGCCAAAACGTTTTGCAATGGCTGAGCAAACAGGTCCCTGAAAACCGGTTACAGCATATTCTAAGAGTTGAGGCGATGGCGGTTAGGTTGGCTCAACACCATGACCTGTCTGTAGAGTTGGCTCAACAGGCTGGGCTCATGCATGACTTAGCAAAATGTTTTCCGCCTCAGCAGCTACTTTCAGTGGCGCAGGCGGAGGGATGGAGTTTGGATCCCGCTGAAATTGATTTTCCCCATTTGCTCCATGCCCCTGTCGGAGCAGTGGTGGCCAGAGATATGTTTGGTATTCAAAACAGGCCAATTTTGGCGGCGATCGCTAACCATACCCTGGGCAGCCCTGATATGGATGAAATTAGCGGTGTGGTGTATCTAGCTGACAAGCTAGAACCTGGGCGAGGCGACACGCCACAACTCAATCAGTTGCGAAAGCTCAGTGAGGATAATTTATGGACAGCGGTTTATGAGACCTGTGTCTTTTCCTTAAAACATCTTCTGGAAAGCAGACGTCCGGTTCATCCCCGCACTATCCTGACCCATAACAGGTTTTTGCCTGCTCGCCTCCGCAGAGAGACCGTCAGCCCTGCGGCATAA
- the rsfS gene encoding ribosome silencing factor, whose amino-acid sequence MSDFPNPVIPMQTTHPQPAVTQPSDDPALDLALTIAQAADERKGSNIRILKVTEVSYLADYFIVITGFSAVQVRAIARNIEDTVSATLHHDPLRTEGQVEGTWVVQDYGDVIAHIFMPDEREFYGLEAFWGHAEEVPFEPKSPDA is encoded by the coding sequence ATGTCAGATTTCCCCAACCCTGTCATCCCAATGCAGACAACTCATCCCCAACCTGCTGTGACTCAGCCCTCAGATGATCCGGCGCTAGACCTGGCACTGACCATTGCCCAGGCAGCCGATGAGCGCAAAGGCTCTAACATTCGGATTCTGAAAGTGACTGAGGTCTCTTACCTGGCCGACTACTTTATTGTCATCACGGGGTTCTCTGCGGTACAGGTTCGCGCGATCGCCCGCAACATTGAAGACACCGTCTCCGCAACCTTACATCACGATCCACTCCGCACCGAAGGTCAAGTAGAAGGCACCTGGGTGGTACAAGATTACGGCGACGTCATTGCCCACATCTTTATGCCAGATGAGCGGGAGTTTTATGGGCTAGAGGCATTTTGGGGTCATGCTGAAGAGGTACCTTTTGAACCCAAATCCCCCGATGCCTAG
- a CDS encoding DUF1049 domain-containing protein, translated as MGSIELPLTIMRLFVISALVIAFLAILFALQNTNLVTIQFFGWEYQQSLALVLLSTLAIGVVVGLLVSFPAILRRSRRVTRTQKQADTLTELVQEKEQAVSAESQKIERVKQSYGELLQSLALLDPVTGLLRKELLSQTIATQMQHLKTPDTTAQGRSLSVLMFQVQFDQSLDKLTENRPEAVFAAVARRLQQRASVNTWFYSDGKGLFVTTTPGLDLKATTRYGEDLQAAVLEHLPTLPTGEALNADVSVGGAIAEHQTSTDAHQLVATAEAALEQALQRGRNRVRILPAV; from the coding sequence ATGGGAAGCATTGAGCTACCCCTCACCATCATGCGACTGTTTGTGATTTCTGCACTTGTGATAGCTTTCCTTGCTATCTTATTCGCGCTACAAAATACAAATCTGGTTACAATCCAATTTTTCGGGTGGGAATATCAACAATCTTTAGCGTTAGTGCTTCTCAGCACGCTGGCGATTGGGGTGGTGGTGGGTTTGCTTGTTTCTTTCCCGGCGATTCTGCGTCGCAGCCGGAGAGTCACGCGTACTCAAAAGCAAGCGGATACCCTGACGGAACTCGTACAAGAGAAAGAGCAGGCTGTTAGTGCAGAGTCGCAAAAAATTGAACGGGTGAAGCAAAGCTATGGGGAACTGCTCCAGTCTTTAGCGCTGCTTGATCCTGTGACAGGGCTCCTGCGCAAAGAGTTGCTGAGTCAGACGATCGCGACTCAAATGCAACACTTAAAAACCCCAGATACGACTGCTCAAGGGCGATCGCTGAGTGTGTTGATGTTTCAAGTGCAGTTCGATCAGTCGCTCGATAAGTTAACCGAAAATCGTCCTGAAGCTGTGTTTGCCGCAGTGGCTCGGCGGCTGCAGCAGCGGGCCTCCGTTAATACCTGGTTTTATAGTGATGGCAAGGGCCTGTTTGTTACAACGACCCCAGGTTTGGACCTCAAAGCGACTACCCGCTATGGTGAAGACCTGCAAGCTGCTGTATTAGAGCACCTCCCGACGCTGCCCACTGGAGAAGCCCTAAACGCAGATGTTAGCGTCGGTGGGGCGATCGCAGAGCACCAAACCTCAACCGATGCCCATCAGCTGGTTGCCACGGCTGAAGCGGCACTGGAGCAGGCGCTGCAGCGAGGACGCAATCGCGTAAGAATTCTCCCAGCTGTATAG
- a CDS encoding peptidylprolyl isomerase, which yields MSRAIMETDKGTITLTLFDKDAPKTVQNFIDLAQSGFYDGLAFHRVIPNFMIQGGCPKGNGTGGPGYTIKCEINENKHVAGSLSMAHRGPDTGGSQFFVCHSPQPHLDGVHTVFGGTQDMDVVNAIRQGDKILSVKIESGEA from the coding sequence ATGTCTCGCGCCATCATGGAAACTGACAAAGGGACGATTACCCTTACTCTCTTTGATAAAGATGCGCCTAAAACGGTTCAAAACTTCATTGATCTGGCTCAATCTGGGTTTTACGACGGTTTAGCCTTTCATCGAGTCATCCCCAATTTTATGATTCAAGGGGGATGCCCCAAGGGCAATGGTACCGGCGGCCCAGGCTACACCATCAAGTGTGAGATCAATGAAAACAAGCACGTGGCGGGCAGCCTCTCGATGGCTCATCGAGGGCCAGATACTGGGGGGAGCCAGTTTTTCGTTTGCCATAGCCCTCAACCGCACCTAGATGGGGTTCATACCGTCTTTGGTGGAACTCAAGATATGGATGTGGTAAATGCCATTCGCCAGGGCGACAAGATTCTGTCGGTCAAGATTGAATCAGGCGAGGCTTAG